Proteins encoded together in one Qingshengfaniella alkalisoli window:
- a CDS encoding DUF2282 domain-containing protein codes for MSKTHKSLAIAGAVATAISGLAATSGAAQAEEKCYGVSLAGENDCAAGPGTTCAGTSTVDYQGNAWALVADGTCTEIDLPDMADGTPREGSLEALDRDLPA; via the coding sequence ATGTCGAAAACACATAAGTCACTTGCCATTGCGGGTGCTGTCGCCACCGCCATCTCCGGACTGGCTGCGACAAGCGGAGCCGCACAGGCAGAGGAGAAGTGCTATGGGGTTTCCTTGGCAGGCGAAAACGATTGTGCCGCCGGGCCTGGAACAACTTGTGCAGGCACTTCAACCGTCGATTATCAGGGGAACGCTTGGGCGCTGGTTGCGGACGGCACCTGCACCGAGATCGACCTTCCTGACATGGCAGACGGAACGCCACGCGAGGGATCGCTGGAAGCTCTGGATCGCGATTTGCCCGCTTAA
- a CDS encoding DUF952 domain-containing protein, with product MPDDRTLDPVTRAGQWHGMLIYKIFRAREWDVLDTEGQTTGSPDDLRDGFIHISTAAQLRGTLDKHFSDEKDLVLAVLDTDDLSDALRWEPSRGGALFPHLYRSLSRSEIIEAHQISLGPNGHELPEGIE from the coding sequence TTGCCAGACGACAGAACGCTTGACCCCGTGACCCGTGCGGGGCAATGGCATGGCATGCTGATCTACAAGATATTCCGCGCACGGGAATGGGATGTGCTTGACACCGAAGGCCAAACCACCGGATCGCCAGACGATCTGCGCGATGGCTTCATCCATATCTCGACTGCTGCACAACTTCGGGGAACGCTCGACAAGCACTTCTCCGATGAAAAGGACCTAGTACTTGCTGTTCTCGATACAGACGATCTGTCGGACGCGCTGAGATGGGAACCATCGCGCGGGGGCGCCCTGTTTCCACATCTTTACCGGTCTTTAAGCCGATCCGAGATTATAGAGGCCCACCAGATTTCCCTGGGCCCGAACGGCCATGAATTGCCCGAAGGTATTGAATGA
- a CDS encoding bifunctional metallophosphatase/5'-nucleotidase, with the protein MTRSLTLVSVAALFAGAAHADYNLTILHTNDFHSRLEPITKYDNTCAAEDNEAGECFGGSARLVSAVAAARERAENSLLVDGGDQFQGTLFYTYYKGKAAAEMMNKLGYDAMTVGNHEFDDGPEVLRGFMDAVEFPVLMSNADVSGEPHLADVLMKSTVMELGGEKIGLIGLTTEDTPEIASPGPNVIFTDSAEAVQGEVDKLTDEGINKIVVLSHSGYEVDKQVAENTTGVDVIVGGHSNTYLSNSSEDAEGPYPTMIGDTAIVQAYAYGKFLGELNLVFDDEGNLVSAEGEPLIMDAAVAEDGATKDRIAELAQPLDEIRNKVVAQTAGPVEGDRSFCRAEECQMGNLVADAMLDRVRDQGVSIAIQNGGGLRASIDEGEVTMGEVLTVLPFQNTLSTFEVDGATIVEALENGVSQLEEGGGRFAQVAGLKYTFDPAAEIGSRVSDVMVMNGDDWAPIDPAATYGVVSNNFVRNGGDGFSMFTDAVNAYDFGPDVADVVAEYMIGLGGAYEPYTDGRIMKK; encoded by the coding sequence ATGACCCGGAGCTTGACCTTGGTATCCGTCGCAGCGTTGTTTGCTGGCGCTGCGCATGCCGATTACAACCTGACCATCCTGCACACCAATGACTTCCATTCGCGATTGGAGCCGATCACCAAATACGACAACACCTGCGCGGCAGAGGACAACGAAGCAGGCGAATGCTTCGGCGGCTCCGCGCGCCTGGTATCTGCCGTGGCCGCTGCCCGCGAGAGAGCGGAGAACTCCCTTCTCGTGGACGGTGGCGATCAATTCCAGGGAACTTTGTTCTACACCTATTACAAGGGCAAAGCCGCTGCCGAGATGATGAACAAGCTCGGCTACGACGCGATGACGGTTGGAAACCACGAATTCGATGATGGGCCGGAAGTGCTGCGTGGCTTTATGGATGCAGTAGAGTTCCCCGTTCTGATGTCGAATGCCGATGTGTCAGGCGAACCGCATCTGGCAGACGTCCTGATGAAATCCACTGTGATGGAGTTAGGCGGCGAAAAGATCGGCCTGATCGGGTTGACCACCGAAGACACGCCAGAGATCGCCAGCCCCGGACCGAACGTCATTTTTACCGACAGCGCCGAAGCCGTGCAGGGCGAAGTCGACAAGCTGACGGACGAGGGCATCAACAAGATCGTGGTGTTGAGTCATTCGGGCTACGAGGTGGACAAGCAGGTTGCCGAGAACACCACGGGTGTTGACGTGATCGTTGGGGGTCACTCCAACACTTACCTCAGCAACAGTTCCGAGGATGCCGAAGGACCGTATCCGACGATGATCGGCGACACGGCGATTGTTCAGGCCTATGCTTATGGCAAGTTCCTGGGCGAATTGAACCTGGTCTTCGACGATGAGGGTAATCTCGTGTCGGCCGAAGGTGAGCCGCTGATAATGGATGCCGCTGTCGCGGAGGACGGTGCGACCAAGGACCGGATCGCCGAGCTCGCGCAGCCCCTTGATGAAATCCGCAACAAGGTGGTCGCGCAGACCGCTGGACCGGTTGAAGGCGACCGCAGCTTCTGTCGTGCAGAGGAATGCCAGATGGGCAATCTCGTGGCCGATGCAATGCTGGATCGCGTAAGGGATCAGGGCGTGTCCATCGCCATCCAGAACGGTGGTGGGCTGCGTGCATCCATCGATGAGGGCGAGGTGACGATGGGCGAAGTGCTGACCGTGCTTCCGTTCCAGAACACCCTGTCAACATTCGAGGTCGATGGCGCGACGATCGTCGAGGCGCTTGAAAACGGTGTCAGCCAACTGGAAGAGGGTGGCGGTCGTTTCGCCCAAGTGGCAGGTCTGAAATACACCTTTGATCCGGCAGCCGAAATCGGAAGCCGCGTGTCGGACGTGATGGTCATGAACGGTGACGACTGGGCACCGATCGATCCGGCCGCGACTTATGGCGTTGTGTCGAACAACTTTGTGCGCAACGGTGGCGACGGGTTCTCGATGTTCACGGATGCGGTCAACGCGTATGACTTCGGGCCGGATGTGGCCGATGTTGTCGCGGAATACATGATCGGTCTGGGTGGTGCTTATGAGCCGTACACCGACGGTCGCATCATGAAGAAGTAG
- a CDS encoding quinone-dependent dihydroorotate dehydrogenase, translated as MTNFLESTGLAMLRQLDPEVAHKLALKALSSGLAQLSGPVTSDRLRTEIAGLELPNPVGLAAGFDKNAEVLHPLARAGFGFIEVGAATPRPQTGNPKPRLFRLAKDRAVINRFGFNNDGADVIAHRLASRPEDAVIGLNLGANKDSEDRAADFVSVLNGCAAHVDFVTVNVSSPNTENLRNLQGRAALWALLTGVVNARAKLTRPIPVFLKIAPDLTDGELADIAEVALSSSIDGIIATNTTLSRDGLTSRHAQEKGGLSGAPLFEPSTRILARMSQLTENKLPLIGVGGISSAEHAYTKIKAGASAIQLYSAMVYRGLSLAAEIARGLDSLLERDGFATVAEAVGTDRNKWLQVSG; from the coding sequence ATGACGAATTTCCTTGAAAGCACAGGGCTGGCGATGCTGCGTCAGCTCGATCCGGAAGTCGCACACAAACTGGCTTTGAAGGCGCTCAGTTCAGGGCTGGCGCAACTGTCCGGACCCGTCACCTCCGACCGGCTACGCACAGAAATCGCGGGGTTGGAGCTGCCCAATCCGGTCGGTTTGGCTGCTGGGTTCGACAAGAACGCAGAGGTTCTGCATCCGTTGGCGCGCGCGGGCTTCGGCTTCATCGAAGTAGGCGCAGCGACGCCGCGGCCACAAACGGGCAATCCCAAGCCGCGCCTGTTTCGCCTGGCCAAGGATCGGGCCGTGATCAACCGCTTCGGATTCAACAATGACGGGGCAGATGTTATCGCACATAGGCTCGCAAGCAGACCCGAAGACGCAGTGATCGGGCTGAACCTGGGGGCCAACAAGGACAGCGAAGACCGTGCCGCCGATTTCGTAAGCGTTCTGAACGGCTGTGCGGCGCATGTCGATTTCGTTACTGTCAACGTGTCGTCTCCCAACACGGAAAACCTGCGCAATCTTCAGGGTCGGGCCGCTCTCTGGGCGTTGTTGACCGGCGTCGTGAATGCGCGCGCCAAACTGACGCGCCCGATCCCCGTCTTTCTGAAGATCGCGCCTGATCTTACTGACGGGGAATTGGCCGATATCGCGGAAGTCGCGCTGTCCAGCAGCATAGACGGCATCATCGCCACCAATACGACACTGTCACGCGACGGGCTGACCAGTCGCCACGCGCAAGAAAAGGGCGGATTGTCCGGCGCACCGTTGTTCGAGCCGTCAACACGCATCCTGGCCCGCATGTCGCAACTGACAGAGAACAAGTTGCCACTGATCGGTGTAGGCGGGATTTCAAGCGCCGAACACGCCTATACCAAGATCAAAGCCGGTGCGAGCGCCATCCAGCTATATTCCGCAATGGTCTATCGCGGCTTGTCACTAGCCGCCGAGATCGCGCGCGGCTTGGACAGCTTGCTTGAGCGTGATGGGTTCGCCACAGTCGCTGAAGCCGTTGGCACGGATCGGAACAAGTGGCTGCAAGTGTCCGGCTAA
- a CDS encoding transporter, which yields MPNLIARTAFLGTVLATLCSGAVAQDGGGSSKAADLAAQSANPVSDLTSVPFQFNYDTGIGPEDADRLIVNVQPVTPFSLNDNWNLIVRTIVPFVYQDNAFPGQGEQSGIGDTVQTFFLSPKAAGPGGMTWGVGPVFLWPTATDRDIGGEKWGAGLSAVVLKQQGPWTFGGLTNHIWSYAGDDDRNDISSTFLQPFVNYTWANGTSFFLNTESTYDWEAEQWSVPINTGFNKVLNLGGNMVQVGAGVRYWAEAPENGPEGWGARVNVNFLFPK from the coding sequence ATGCCCAACCTCATCGCACGCACGGCATTTCTGGGCACCGTCCTAGCCACCCTGTGCAGCGGCGCGGTCGCTCAAGACGGTGGTGGTTCTTCCAAAGCGGCGGATCTGGCTGCCCAATCTGCCAATCCCGTGTCGGATCTGACGTCGGTCCCGTTTCAGTTCAACTACGACACGGGCATCGGACCAGAGGACGCGGACAGGCTGATCGTGAATGTGCAACCGGTTACACCGTTTTCGCTTAACGACAACTGGAATCTGATCGTTCGCACCATCGTGCCCTTCGTCTACCAGGATAACGCGTTCCCGGGTCAAGGCGAACAAAGCGGCATTGGTGACACCGTGCAAACCTTTTTCCTGTCTCCAAAAGCGGCTGGGCCGGGCGGAATGACCTGGGGCGTTGGTCCTGTCTTCTTGTGGCCGACAGCAACCGACCGGGATATCGGCGGCGAAAAATGGGGCGCCGGTCTGAGTGCGGTGGTCCTGAAGCAGCAAGGTCCATGGACCTTTGGCGGGCTGACCAACCATATCTGGTCCTATGCGGGCGACGATGACCGCAACGACATCTCATCGACCTTCCTGCAACCGTTTGTCAACTACACTTGGGCAAACGGGACGAGCTTCTTCCTGAACACGGAATCCACCTATGACTGGGAAGCGGAACAATGGAGCGTCCCCATCAACACCGGCTTCAACAAGGTGCTGAACCTTGGCGGCAATATGGTGCAGGTGGGTGCGGGCGTGCGTTATTGGGCAGAAGCTCCAGAGAACGGCCCTGAGGGCTGGGGCGCCCGGGTGAACGTAAACTTCCTGTTCCCCAAATGA
- a CDS encoding DoxX family protein, translated as MSHDIHQLQMYSSRVGKGLNPLLPPLARLVFAGTLLIYFWASAMTKLGDGFFGLFRLSSGAYVQIFPRAMETVGYDPGQLSWWSYPVVLAGTYGEFVLPLLIVIGLLTRIAALGMIGFIAVQSLTDIYGHGLTRPDIGMWFDRDPSSLIADQRTFWTFVLLVLVVQGGGALSLDRVLAPYHHQSR; from the coding sequence ATGAGTCATGATATTCATCAACTTCAGATGTATTCTTCAAGGGTAGGCAAAGGCCTTAACCCGCTTCTGCCCCCGCTTGCCCGGCTCGTTTTCGCCGGAACCCTGTTGATCTATTTTTGGGCCTCAGCCATGACGAAGCTCGGTGACGGGTTCTTCGGGCTTTTTCGCCTATCATCCGGCGCCTATGTCCAGATTTTCCCCCGCGCGATGGAGACTGTCGGGTACGACCCCGGCCAACTGTCGTGGTGGAGTTATCCGGTCGTTCTGGCCGGCACCTATGGAGAGTTCGTCTTGCCACTTCTGATCGTCATCGGCCTGCTGACGCGGATCGCGGCACTTGGGATGATCGGGTTCATTGCAGTCCAAAGCCTGACCGACATCTACGGCCACGGATTGACGCGGCCCGACATCGGCATGTGGTTTGACCGCGACCCGTCGTCGCTGATCGCCGATCAGCGTACCTTCTGGACCTTCGTCCTATTGGTATTAGTCGTGCAGGGTGGCGGGGCGTTGTCGCTTGATCGCGTGCTCGCCCCTTACCACCATCAGTCCAGGTAG
- a CDS encoding cold-shock protein, translated as MPTGTVKWFNTTKGYGFIAPDEGGKDVFVHISAVERAGLTGLADNQKISYELREGRDGRASASELQLMG; from the coding sequence ATGCCTACAGGCACCGTGAAGTGGTTCAATACGACGAAGGGTTACGGGTTCATCGCCCCGGATGAAGGCGGAAAAGACGTTTTCGTACATATCTCGGCCGTTGAACGTGCTGGGCTGACAGGGTTGGCGGATAATCAGAAAATTTCCTACGAGCTGCGTGAAGGCCGAGACGGTCGCGCTTCGGCTTCGGAACTGCAGCTGATGGGCTAG
- a CDS encoding MATE family efflux transporter gives MVDVAAGQPLTHRRVLKIAVPIVVSGATVPILGAVDTGVVGQLGDPVPIGAVGIGAVILTAIYWIFGFLRMGTTGMTAQAQGAADHEEVSALLVRALMIAFGAGVLLIVAQSLLFTGAFLISPASAEVEASARDYMQLRIFSAPAAIAIFGVTGWLIALERTRAVLAVQLWMNGMNIALDLWFVLGLDMGVRGVAFATFLSEWSGLVVGLWFCRDGLRGGAWRNWARVLDRERLVRMAVMNIDILIRSVLLLTIMLSFVFLAADFGDVPLAANQILLQFINITAYALDGFAFAAEALIGQALGARSLHALRRAAVMTSIWGAVIAVCLALTFGMAGPAIIDLMTTAPEVRLEAREYLPYMILTPLLGLPSWMLDGFFIGATRTRDMRNMMIVTILIYVVAVAILVPLFQNHGLWMAFLVSYVARATTLAAKYPALERGVAQN, from the coding sequence ATGGTTGATGTAGCCGCTGGTCAGCCGCTGACCCATCGCCGCGTTCTGAAGATCGCGGTGCCGATCGTGGTCTCTGGTGCGACTGTTCCAATCCTCGGCGCAGTTGATACCGGTGTCGTGGGTCAGTTGGGTGATCCGGTGCCGATTGGTGCGGTCGGGATCGGCGCCGTTATCCTGACGGCGATCTACTGGATTTTCGGTTTCCTGCGCATGGGCACGACGGGCATGACTGCGCAAGCACAGGGGGCGGCAGATCACGAGGAGGTTTCTGCACTTCTGGTCCGCGCGCTAATGATCGCCTTCGGTGCCGGGGTTCTTTTGATCGTTGCGCAAAGCCTGTTGTTCACGGGCGCCTTCTTGATTTCTCCTGCCAGTGCGGAGGTTGAGGCATCTGCCCGCGACTATATGCAGCTGCGTATTTTCTCGGCGCCGGCCGCTATTGCGATTTTCGGCGTCACGGGCTGGCTGATCGCCTTGGAACGCACCCGGGCTGTGCTTGCGGTCCAGCTTTGGATGAACGGCATGAACATCGCACTGGATTTGTGGTTCGTGCTAGGTCTCGACATGGGTGTTCGCGGCGTTGCCTTCGCGACATTCTTGTCGGAATGGTCGGGCCTCGTCGTCGGGTTGTGGTTCTGCCGTGACGGGCTGCGCGGCGGTGCCTGGCGCAACTGGGCACGTGTTCTGGATCGCGAGCGGCTGGTTCGCATGGCGGTGATGAATATCGACATCCTGATCCGGTCGGTGCTTCTGCTCACGATCATGCTGAGCTTTGTATTTCTGGCCGCCGATTTCGGGGATGTGCCGCTTGCGGCCAACCAGATCCTGCTGCAATTCATCAACATCACGGCCTACGCCCTGGATGGCTTCGCCTTTGCGGCTGAGGCGTTGATCGGCCAGGCCTTGGGCGCACGGTCGCTGCATGCGCTGCGCAGGGCGGCGGTGATGACCAGCATCTGGGGCGCGGTCATCGCTGTTTGTCTCGCGCTGACATTCGGAATGGCAGGACCCGCGATTATCGATCTCATGACGACTGCACCCGAGGTGCGGCTGGAGGCACGCGAATACTTGCCCTACATGATCTTGACGCCGTTGCTTGGCCTGCCGTCATGGATGCTGGACGGATTCTTCATTGGTGCGACGCGGACCAGGGACATGCGCAACATGATGATCGTAACGATACTCATCTATGTTGTCGCAGTTGCGATACTCGTGCCCCTGTTTCAGAATCACGGGCTGTGGATGGCCTTTCTAGTTAGCTATGTTGCCCGCGCCACGACACTGGCCGCGAAGTATCCGGCGCTGGAGCGGGGCGTCGCGCAGAATTAG
- a CDS encoding DNA-binding domain-containing protein produces MDRREEFASALLAPEQVAPEGLVDFDGFPAPKRFAIYRNNVAVSLTEALESGFPVTRKLVGEQFFRAMAGAYLRSHPPSSPLMFLYGDSLSEFLEEFPPAHALPYPPDMARLEYTRRVAYHAADSAPIDASMLSELSPDELMASRVRFAPSCHILKSRYPVLSIWHMNTSTAPIKSGTQPENILISRPRFDPELDMLTDAEATLAGALKRGLTLGAAIEGRSPDTLGSLLTKLLAGGCIHRLEQGSCAQ; encoded by the coding sequence ATGGATCGCCGGGAGGAATTTGCGTCTGCTCTCCTTGCACCCGAACAGGTAGCGCCGGAAGGGCTCGTGGATTTCGACGGGTTCCCCGCTCCCAAAAGGTTTGCGATCTATCGCAACAACGTGGCAGTCAGCTTAACCGAAGCATTGGAGTCCGGCTTTCCCGTCACCCGCAAACTGGTGGGAGAACAGTTTTTCCGTGCCATGGCGGGAGCTTATCTGCGGTCTCATCCACCGTCATCGCCGCTGATGTTCTTGTATGGCGATAGCTTATCGGAGTTTCTCGAAGAGTTCCCGCCAGCGCACGCCCTGCCCTATCCGCCAGATATGGCGCGTTTGGAATATACTCGCCGCGTTGCCTATCACGCTGCCGACAGCGCACCGATTGACGCGTCGATGTTATCGGAATTGTCGCCGGATGAGTTGATGGCAAGTAGGGTCCGGTTCGCGCCAAGTTGCCACATCCTCAAGTCGCGCTATCCTGTACTGAGCATTTGGCACATGAACACTTCAACCGCACCGATCAAATCCGGCACACAACCCGAGAACATCCTTATCTCACGCCCCCGGTTCGACCCTGAACTGGACATGCTGACCGATGCAGAAGCCACACTTGCGGGTGCTCTGAAGCGCGGGCTGACATTGGGTGCCGCCATCGAAGGCCGATCGCCTGATACACTTGGCAGCCTGCTTACGAAACTTCTGGCAGGCGGCTGTATCCATCGCCTCGAACAGGGAAGCTGTGCTCAATGA
- a CDS encoding DUF692 domain-containing protein, giving the protein MSQVQINLPHAPGVGFKAKHFDDIMSDARSVRWVEIHAENYMGDGGRPIAQLHALADRMPISVHGVGLSIGGTAPLDLDHLTRLRKLVDWLRPASFSEHLAWSTHETHYLNDLLPLPYTAETLDHVCAHINQVQDSLGRQMLLENPSSYLAFAESEMGEVEFLRALVERTGCGLLLDVNNVFISARNLATDPYDYIKAFPLDHVGEIHLGGHDEDKDDRGHPLLIDSHGREVADPVWALYRHTLQRAGAKPTLIEWDNNVPCWADLEAEAARANQCLANVVDRAA; this is encoded by the coding sequence ATGAGCCAAGTCCAGATCAACTTACCACACGCTCCGGGTGTCGGCTTCAAGGCGAAGCATTTCGACGATATCATGTCGGACGCAAGAAGCGTCAGGTGGGTGGAAATCCACGCAGAAAACTACATGGGTGACGGTGGACGCCCGATCGCGCAGCTTCACGCGCTGGCCGACCGGATGCCAATTTCGGTTCACGGCGTCGGACTGTCCATCGGCGGAACGGCCCCGTTGGACCTCGACCATCTGACGCGATTGCGCAAACTCGTTGATTGGCTACGACCCGCTTCGTTCTCGGAGCATTTGGCGTGGTCCACCCATGAGACCCATTATCTGAACGATCTGCTGCCACTGCCATATACGGCCGAAACCCTTGATCACGTTTGCGCGCATATCAACCAGGTGCAGGACTCGCTCGGGCGTCAGATGCTGCTGGAAAATCCCTCGAGCTACCTTGCCTTCGCTGAAAGCGAGATGGGCGAAGTCGAATTTCTTCGAGCGCTGGTAGAACGCACAGGTTGCGGATTGCTGTTGGACGTCAACAATGTGTTCATCTCGGCACGCAACCTTGCGACCGACCCGTATGACTACATCAAGGCTTTTCCGCTGGATCATGTAGGAGAAATCCATCTGGGTGGACATGACGAAGATAAAGACGACCGAGGGCATCCGCTATTGATAGACAGCCACGGACGAGAAGTCGCCGACCCGGTTTGGGCATTATATAGACATACACTGCAGCGAGCGGGGGCAAAACCGACACTGATTGAATGGGATAACAATGTACCCTGCTGGGCGGACTTGGAAGCCGAAGCCGCCCGGGCCAACCAGTGTTTGGCTAACGTCGTGGATCGGGCGGCCTGA
- a CDS encoding arsenate reductase family protein, whose translation MGEVMLKLYGLKTCDTCRKALKALEAGGKPVEFIDVRKTPPSAELLAQWLDQVGDKLLNTKSTTWRGLDQVDRDRPVVELLAEQPTLIKRPVIEGAGKVTVGWTKEVQAIYLD comes from the coding sequence ATGGGTGAAGTGATGCTCAAACTCTATGGTTTAAAAACCTGTGACACCTGCCGGAAGGCACTAAAAGCGCTGGAAGCGGGCGGAAAACCGGTTGAATTCATTGATGTGCGGAAGACCCCTCCTTCCGCAGAGCTTCTGGCGCAATGGCTGGACCAGGTTGGCGATAAGCTGCTGAATACGAAGTCCACGACTTGGCGCGGGCTGGATCAGGTCGATCGTGATCGCCCGGTGGTTGAGCTGCTGGCCGAGCAGCCCACCCTTATTAAACGTCCTGTGATCGAGGGCGCTGGTAAGGTAACAGTCGGGTGGACAAAAGAGGTCCAGGCGATCTACCTGGACTGA
- a CDS encoding VOC family protein has product MKVRYLHTMVRVKDLDKSIAFYKLLGLEETRRIDNDKGRFTLVFLAPPGQEECPVELTYNWDGDEGLPSDSRHFGHLAYRVENIYEMCQTLQDNGVVINRPPRDGHMAFVRSPDNVSIELLQEGDSLEPQEPWVSMENTGHW; this is encoded by the coding sequence ATGAAAGTCAGATATCTGCACACCATGGTCCGCGTAAAGGATCTGGACAAATCCATCGCCTTCTACAAGCTGCTCGGCCTTGAAGAAACGCGCCGCATAGACAACGACAAGGGCCGGTTCACGCTGGTGTTCCTTGCACCCCCGGGACAGGAAGAATGCCCGGTCGAGTTGACCTACAACTGGGACGGTGACGAAGGGCTGCCGTCCGACAGCCGTCATTTCGGCCACCTCGCCTATCGCGTCGAGAACATTTACGAGATGTGTCAGACGCTTCAGGACAACGGCGTGGTCATCAACCGTCCGCCGCGCGACGGACATATGGCTTTCGTGCGATCACCTGACAACGTGTCGATCGAACTGCTCCAAGAAGGCGATTCACTGGAGCCGCAAGAACCTTGGGTCAGCATGGAAAACACGGGCCACTGGTAG
- the thyX gene encoding FAD-dependent thymidylate synthase has protein sequence MPLSPEQLEQIDAQRSQTQQTLRVVSAGMESHLYKAHEVLDHGFVRVVDYMGDDGAIVQAARVSYGAGTKKARNDEGLIRYLMRHWHSTPFEMCEIKLHVKLPVFVARQWIRHRTANVNEYSARYSILDREFYIPAPEHLAAQSTVNNQGRGDVLTGDEAQRVLDILRSDAGRAYDHYEQMLNQEGQEGLARELARMNLPANIYTQWYWKVDLHNLFHFLRLRADAHAQYEIRAYADVMCKIVADWVPAAYSAFEDYRMGGANFSAKGLDCIRRMIAGEEVTQEGSGMSKGEWREFEAALKG, from the coding sequence ATGCCCCTGTCCCCCGAGCAGCTTGAACAGATCGACGCACAGCGCAGCCAGACGCAGCAGACGCTGCGGGTCGTCAGCGCGGGGATGGAAAGCCACCTGTATAAGGCGCATGAGGTGCTGGACCACGGGTTCGTGCGCGTTGTGGACTACATGGGTGACGATGGCGCCATCGTTCAGGCGGCGCGTGTCAGCTATGGCGCGGGGACCAAGAAAGCCCGCAACGACGAGGGGTTGATCCGCTACCTGATGCGCCATTGGCATTCGACTCCATTCGAGATGTGCGAGATCAAACTGCATGTGAAACTGCCTGTTTTCGTCGCGCGCCAGTGGATCCGCCATCGGACGGCCAACGTCAACGAGTACTCCGCACGATATTCGATTCTGGACCGGGAATTCTATATCCCCGCGCCGGAACATCTGGCTGCCCAGTCCACGGTGAACAACCAGGGACGCGGCGATGTGCTGACAGGGGATGAGGCACAACGGGTACTCGACATCCTGCGCAGCGACGCAGGACGCGCCTATGATCATTATGAGCAGATGCTCAACCAGGAAGGACAGGAAGGGCTGGCCCGTGAACTGGCCCGCATGAACCTGCCCGCAAACATCTACACCCAGTGGTATTGGAAGGTGGACCTGCATAACTTGTTCCACTTCCTGCGCCTTCGTGCGGACGCGCATGCACAGTACGAAATCCGGGCGTATGCCGACGTGATGTGCAAGATCGTGGCCGATTGGGTGCCTGCAGCCTATTCCGCGTTTGAGGACTACCGTATGGGCGGCGCGAATTTTTCGGCGAAAGGGCTCGACTGCATCCGCCGCATGATCGCAGGCGAGGAAGTTACACAGGAAGGTTCTGGCATGAGCAAGGGCGAGTGGCGCGAATTCGAGGCGGCGCTGAAAGGCTGA